In one window of Bacillus marinisedimentorum DNA:
- a CDS encoding nuclease-related domain-containing protein → MIVKPRNEPDELLRLRYLDKRAHLTPREQKYLLNLEKGLEGEEQFDRWAQEVTECLILNDLVLELNNTVAQIDSLFILNNTIFLFEVKNYEGDFYIQEDRWYTISNSEIKNPIHQLKRAESLLKLILHELGYTFSLKSYIIFINPNFHLYQAPLNLPVIFPGQLKRTIIEFNEKSKKTTIKHTKLSEKLLSLHLKSPTYKQISDYSDKTIATGLMCMSCNAFFTQKDVSRKFIKCSVCGRKEKLDKAILRTVREFEVLFPDCKLTTKTIHEWCGTITSTRPIRRVLNSNYKMIRQSNGTFYV, encoded by the coding sequence GTGATTGTGAAACCTCGAAATGAGCCCGATGAGTTGTTGCGCTTAAGATACCTGGATAAAAGAGCGCATTTAACTCCCAGGGAGCAAAAATATTTGTTAAATCTTGAAAAAGGCCTTGAAGGAGAAGAGCAATTTGACAGGTGGGCACAAGAAGTAACAGAGTGTTTGATTTTAAATGACCTGGTACTGGAACTGAACAACACTGTTGCTCAAATAGATTCACTATTTATATTAAACAATACAATTTTTCTTTTTGAAGTTAAAAACTATGAAGGTGATTTTTATATTCAAGAGGATAGATGGTACACGATATCTAACTCGGAAATCAAGAATCCTATCCATCAACTGAAAAGGGCCGAATCCCTTCTTAAACTGATTCTTCACGAATTGGGTTACACCTTCTCCCTCAAGAGCTACATCATCTTCATAAATCCGAACTTCCATCTTTATCAGGCCCCACTTAATCTCCCAGTAATTTTTCCTGGACAGCTTAAACGCACCATCATAGAATTCAATGAGAAATCAAAGAAAACTACTATAAAACATACAAAATTATCGGAGAAGTTATTGTCCTTGCATTTGAAAAGTCCAACTTATAAGCAGATATCAGACTATAGCGATAAAACAATAGCAACTGGATTGATGTGTATGTCCTGCAATGCTTTCTTTACACAAAAAGATGTATCCAGAAAATTTATAAAATGCAGCGTTTGTGGCAGAAAAGAAAAGTTAGACAAGGCTATTTTAAGGACGGTGAGGGAATTTGAAGTTCTGTTTCCTGACTGTAAATTAACTACTAAAACGATCCATGAATGGTGTGGAACTATCACTTCAACCAGGCCTATACGGCGAGTTCTGAATTCTAACTATAAAATGATTAGACAGAGTAATGGTACCTTTTATGTATAG